One window of the Candidatus Tisiphia endosymbiont of Sialis lutaria genome contains the following:
- a CDS encoding autotransporter domain-containing protein has product MVIFSMLQNYFVNKYLVKKYLVFIFLFFLLQKFDVSDVLAVGFNEEIGQFSHPRPFTHRHHLENEIEATWNAIDKVSDELTKLEQEHSQKIKLLNDRKNLEEEINSLEIEYSSLLDRQYKYNLEKQKSEEMLSILQQQEIKNLPLYSKETEQISFAEFKENMEQIWFIVNDTHEKLKKVDPENIIIKPSEDGNKLTEMLDLLEKDYLALLNPKEDYNSQKTEQKFSVKLQAIQGKFFDRVAEAEETFSVKLKVANEQLKNLQGNISDIEEQMPLLEQKLDEHNQLLISIDKKANKITELKETRDDLESKLHALDDNIRSLLLAQSERRNIPNEFEEFVPVENDTQVKPNKPVQQLKDEGYASLDNLAIRDTPSPTITESNQTAPQQISRKRKRVDSEDESLDDIPPTTRNSLSLRDELEAAKKGIVGHAAIVLITEPSPVMERATDMPPATKTATATVTVTSPITQKATIMPTPVIYMAPIIEEIPVMEIATTTDMPPATKTATATVTVTSPVTEKATVMADPVIYMAPIIEEVSVMEIATTTDMPPATKTATATVTVTSPVTEKATVMADPVIYMAPITEEVSVMEIATTTDMPPATKTATATVTVTSPVTEKATVMADPVIYMAPIIEEVSVMEIATTTDMPPATKTATATVTVTSPVTEKATVMADPVIYMAPITEEVSVMEIATTTDMPPATKTATATVTVTSPVTEKATVMADPVIYMAPIIEEVSVMEIATTTDMPPATKTVTVDAHPTLVSEHTNTADTKTVATQTDIVDEQQTSVAIQTDVAAEKPVHEVIQQAAVSVDDNADVDPYEIFGDNLGLETLFAEEEPIAAEPTTPVDDPPSSVVKQPDQADEQPTLVAKQANSETEQINLESEQPDSSTEQTNLESEQPDSSTEQTNLESEQPDSSTEQTNLESEQPDSSTEQTNLESEQPNSVAIPSSQTLAEENSYISPINPDVEQDISKYTTYIEFDYLDTISNALTNHTLTDNSTVNVVASGDNDYIKKGGWIQFISSITKQQQQGNILAFKNNQQGFILGFDTRPLDSFIIGIAYALANSYTKLQTIFNDKQNTILHVAAIYTQHTLSPNIYLNSYLKYGKAFIKNKGGRNNIAINSKTNGYVTRAKLETYYKMDLDKFLFKPIVGITFDHFLINNFTEYRKEFNINVPTKKGKRILLETGISLSKNILVENISIIPEIHVKLDNTLLLNNPTGVITFTNTSHQAPIVVPIIKPVGSSAKNVKYTLGGYVNVQSVLPFKLGAGYDYSFKKDLITHSFYFNGLIKF; this is encoded by the coding sequence ATGGTTATATTTAGCATGTTACAAAATTATTTTGTTAATAAATATTTAGTAAAAAAGTATCTAGTTTTTATTTTTTTATTTTTCTTATTGCAAAAATTTGACGTATCTGATGTCTTGGCGGTAGGATTTAATGAAGAAATAGGACAATTCTCTCACCCACGTCCATTTACTCATAGACATCACCTTGAAAATGAAATAGAGGCAACATGGAATGCTATTGATAAAGTCAGTGATGAATTAACAAAATTAGAACAAGAACATTCCCAAAAAATAAAATTATTGAATGATCGCAAAAATTTGGAAGAAGAAATTAATTCGCTAGAAATAGAGTATTCATCATTACTTGATCGGCAATACAAATATAATTTAGAAAAACAAAAGAGTGAAGAAATGCTCTCAATTTTACAGCAACAAGAGATCAAAAATTTGCCATTATATAGTAAAGAAACAGAACAAATTTCTTTTGCTGAATTTAAAGAGAACATGGAACAAATATGGTTTATTGTTAATGACACTCATGAGAAATTGAAAAAAGTAGACCCAGAAAACATAATAATAAAACCATCTGAAGATGGAAATAAATTAACGGAAATGCTTGATTTACTAGAAAAAGATTACCTAGCATTACTTAATCCTAAAGAAGACTATAATAGTCAAAAAACAGAACAAAAATTTTCTGTTAAACTTCAAGCAATACAAGGGAAGTTTTTTGATAGAGTTGCAGAAGCAGAAGAAACTTTTTCTGTTAAACTTAAAGTAGCAAACGAACAGTTGAAAAATTTACAGGGAAATATAAGTGACATAGAAGAGCAAATGCCATTGCTCGAACAAAAACTCGACGAACACAACCAACTATTAATTTCTATTGATAAAAAAGCAAATAAAATTACTGAATTAAAAGAAACAAGAGATGACCTTGAATCTAAGTTACATGCTCTAGATGATAATATTAGGTCACTACTCTTAGCTCAGTCAGAAAGGAGAAATATACCTAATGAATTTGAAGAGTTTGTACCGGTAGAGAATGATACACAGGTGAAACCTAATAAACCTGTGCAACAGTTGAAAGATGAAGGATATGCTTCTTTGGATAATTTAGCAATAAGAGATACTCCATCACCTACAATCACAGAATCTAATCAAACTGCTCCACAACAAATATCTAGAAAAAGAAAAAGGGTAGATTCTGAAGATGAGTCATTAGATGATATACCTCCTACAACAAGAAATTCGTTATCATTGAGAGATGAGTTAGAAGCAGCTAAAAAGGGTATTGTTGGGCATGCAGCTATTGTTCTAATAACAGAACCATCTCCAGTAATGGAGAGAGCTACAGATATGCCCCCAGCAACAAAGACAGCTACGGCTACAGTAACAGTAACCTCTCCAATAACACAAAAGGCTACAATAATGCCAACTCCAGTAATATATATGGCTCCAATAATCGAGGAAATTCCAGTAATGGAAATTGCTACAACAACAGATATGCCTCCAGCAACAAAGACGGCTACAGCTACAGTAACAGTAACCTCTCCTGTAACAGAAAAGGCTACAGTAATGGCAGATCCAGTAATATATATGGCTCCAATAATCGAGGAAGTTTCAGTAATGGAAATTGCTACAACAACAGATATGCCTCCAGCAACAAAGACGGCTACAGCTACAGTAACAGTAACCTCTCCTGTAACAGAAAAGGCTACAGTAATGGCAGATCCAGTAATATATATGGCTCCAATAACTGAGGAAGTTTCAGTAATGGAAATTGCTACAACAACAGATATGCCTCCAGCAACAAAGACGGCTACAGCTACAGTAACAGTAACCTCTCCTGTAACAGAAAAGGCTACAGTAATGGCAGATCCAGTAATATATATGGCTCCAATAATCGAGGAAGTTTCAGTAATGGAAATTGCTACAACAACAGATATGCCTCCAGCAACAAAGACGGCTACAGCTACAGTAACAGTAACCTCTCCTGTAACAGAAAAGGCTACAGTAATGGCAGATCCAGTAATATATATGGCTCCAATAACTGAGGAAGTTTCAGTAATGGAAATTGCTACAACAACAGATATGCCTCCAGCAACAAAGACGGCTACAGCTACAGTAACAGTAACCTCTCCTGTAACAGAAAAGGCTACAGTAATGGCAGATCCAGTAATATATATGGCTCCAATAATCGAGGAAGTTTCAGTAATGGAAATTGCTACAACAACAGATATGCCTCCAGCAACAAAGACGGTTACAGTAGATGCCCATCCTACCCTAGTATCTGAACACACAAATACTGCAGATACAAAAACAGTAGCTACACAAACAGATATAGTAGATGAACAACAAACCTCAGTAGCTATACAAACAGATGTAGCAGCTGAGAAACCTGTGCATGAAGTAATTCAACAAGCTGCAGTATCTGTAGACGATAATGCAGATGTTGATCCATATGAAATATTTGGAGACAACCTAGGGTTAGAAACATTGTTTGCAGAAGAGGAGCCAATAGCAGCTGAACCTACGACTCCAGTAGATGACCCTCCGTCTTCAGTAGTTAAACAACCAGACCAAGCAGACGAACAACCAACTTTAGTAGCTAAACAAGCCAATTCAGAAACCGAGCAAATCAATTTAGAATCCGAACAACCAGATTCAAGCACTGAGCAAACCAATTTAGAATCTGAACAACCAGATTCAAGCACTGAGCAAACCAATTTAGAATCCGAACAACCAGATTCAAGCACTGAGCAAACCAATTTAGAATCCGAACAACCAGATTCAAGCACTGAGCAAACCAATTTAGAATCCGAACAACCAAATTCAGTAGCAATTCCATCTTCTCAAACATTAGCTGAAGAAAATAGTTATATTTCACCTATTAACCCTGATGTTGAGCAAGATATATCGAAATATACTACATATATAGAATTTGACTATTTGGATACGATTTCTAATGCTTTAACTAACCATACATTAACAGATAATTCTACGGTAAATGTGGTAGCGTCAGGAGATAATGATTATATTAAAAAAGGTGGATGGATTCAATTTATCAGCTCTATTACCAAACAACAGCAACAAGGAAATATTTTAGCCTTTAAAAATAATCAGCAAGGTTTTATTTTAGGTTTTGATACACGACCCCTGGATAGTTTTATTATAGGAATCGCATATGCTCTTGCAAATTCGTATACTAAATTGCAAACCATCTTTAATGATAAGCAAAATACTATTTTACATGTAGCGGCAATTTATACCCAACATACATTATCACCAAATATATATCTGAATTCTTATCTCAAATATGGTAAAGCCTTTATTAAAAACAAAGGAGGACGGAATAATATTGCAATTAATAGCAAGACTAACGGTTATGTAACACGTGCAAAACTTGAAACTTACTATAAAATGGATTTAGATAAATTTCTGTTCAAACCAATAGTAGGAATAACATTTGATCATTTTTTAATAAACAATTTTACAGAATATAGGAAAGAGTTTAACATTAATGTACCAACTAAGAAAGGCAAAAGAATATTACTTGAAACTGGAATAAGTTTAAGTAAAAATATTTTGGTAGAAAATATTTCAATTATTCCGGAAATTCACGTCAAATTAGACAATACTCTTTTACTGAATAATCCAACAGGCGTAATTACTTTTACTAACACATCACATCAAGCCCCAATAGTAGTTCCCATCATAAAACCTGTAGGATCATCTGCAAAGAATGTGAAATATACTTTAGGAGGTTATGTAAACGTACAATCTGTCTTACCATTTAAACTAGGGGCTGGTTATGATTATAGTTTTAAAAAAGACCTTATTACCCACTCTTTCTATTTTAATGGACTAATTAAATTTTAA
- the tig gene encoding trigger factor, with translation MQVTELKNEGLDFEVKVVLPSSKIANKVQKELDSLSKKVKLNGFRAGKVPINIVNQKYRQSVRSDVVSHEINHAVQHIIKDHKLKTVGNPQLEDLCDKDNEDLEFTLKFELLPDVELPDFKKIKVIYPKLVVEEEDINKQIDKLASMSKNYTKENKGKVEKWQEVTIDAIGYVNNEPFEGGKVTDYKLVIGSGTFIDGFEDQLIGSKAGDEVEVNVTFPKEYHMEQIAGQPAKFIVQVKAVHSADEIFVDDEFAKKFNCKTVEELRTNISKSIADEYRENIHTLMKMRLFDQLEEILTFNVPKSLIAQEVNTLKSQMEKSNDSDSIFKDKSEAEINEYYNKLALRRVRVGLMLSEYMQVKNLRIEQDDIKNAIIAQARRFPGQEKAILKFYQENPRSIEHLKGPLLEEKTVQHIFDNEVILEEKDYTREKLEEFLTQEEDRVV, from the coding sequence ATGCAAGTCACAGAACTTAAAAATGAAGGTCTAGATTTTGAAGTGAAAGTTGTCCTTCCTTCTTCTAAAATTGCCAATAAAGTGCAAAAAGAATTAGATAGTTTATCAAAAAAAGTTAAACTTAATGGATTCCGTGCTGGAAAAGTGCCGATCAACATTGTTAATCAAAAATATAGGCAGTCTGTTAGGTCTGATGTGGTAAGCCATGAAATTAATCACGCAGTACAGCATATTATAAAAGATCATAAACTAAAAACAGTAGGTAATCCTCAATTAGAAGATTTATGTGATAAAGATAATGAGGATCTAGAATTTACTCTAAAATTTGAGCTACTACCTGATGTTGAATTACCAGATTTTAAAAAAATTAAAGTTATTTATCCAAAATTAGTAGTTGAGGAAGAGGATATTAATAAGCAAATAGATAAACTTGCATCTATGTCAAAAAATTATACTAAAGAAAATAAAGGGAAAGTAGAAAAATGGCAGGAAGTTACTATTGATGCGATTGGTTATGTCAATAATGAGCCTTTTGAAGGTGGTAAAGTTACAGATTACAAATTAGTAATTGGTAGTGGAACTTTTATTGATGGGTTTGAAGATCAGCTTATTGGTAGTAAAGCTGGAGATGAGGTAGAGGTTAATGTTACATTCCCAAAAGAATATCATATGGAACAAATTGCAGGTCAGCCTGCTAAATTTATTGTTCAGGTAAAGGCGGTACATTCTGCTGATGAAATATTCGTTGATGATGAGTTTGCTAAGAAATTTAATTGTAAGACAGTTGAAGAATTGCGTACTAATATTTCTAAAAGTATAGCAGATGAATATAGGGAGAATATACATACTTTAATGAAGATGAGATTATTTGATCAATTAGAAGAGATATTAACGTTTAATGTTCCCAAATCTTTAATAGCCCAGGAAGTAAATACTTTAAAATCTCAAATGGAGAAAAGTAACGACTCAGATTCAATATTTAAAGATAAATCAGAAGCAGAAATTAATGAGTACTATAATAAGCTAGCCTTACGTCGTGTTAGAGTAGGTTTGATGTTATCCGAATATATGCAAGTTAAGAATTTACGTATTGAACAGGATGATATTAAAAATGCTATTATAGCTCAAGCAAGGAGATTTCCAGGTCAAGAAAAAGCAATATTAAAGTTCTATCAAGAAAACCCTCGATCTATTGAACACTTAAAAGGTCCATTATTAGAAGAAAAAACAGTACAACATATTTTTGACAATGAAGTAATCTTAGAAGAAAAAGATTACACAAGAGAAAAGCTGGAGGAATTTTTAACACAAGAAGAAGATCGGGTGGTATAG
- the dapE gene encoding succinyl-diaminopimelate desuccinylase: MYIQLLEKLISFQSVTPNSSGCIEYISNLLEKNGFKTETKIFGEDNYKVTNLYAVYGTARPNICFAGHVDVVPAGDRALWLNDPFIASKVGEKIYGRGTVDMKGAIACFLAASLQFIECVKVPNGSISFLITSDEEGSGKYGTVEMLKYLHRDLVNSGEFGAKSDGATPISNRRATSDNVPNFSSIDYDNNLIDLAIVGEPTNEQQVGDTVKIGRRGSINFNLALYGTAGHVAYPLQANNPIHPLVQILNELINYRLDEGSKFFQQSNLEITSIDVGNDITNVIAGKVTAKFNIRFNDAHSSSSITDLIEQIVTKYCAKYQFKYELSSVSSANCFIQEPTGLIADFVQVVSDTTQISTKLSTSGGTSDARFIKNYCPVVEFGLLSDTAHKINEYTKVRDLQSLYHVYYNALTKFLAKTS; encoded by the coding sequence ATGTATATACAACTTCTTGAAAAATTGATTAGTTTTCAATCAGTAACGCCTAATAGTAGCGGTTGTATTGAATATATTAGTAATTTATTAGAAAAAAATGGTTTTAAGACTGAAACCAAAATATTTGGTGAAGATAATTATAAAGTAACCAACCTTTATGCTGTTTATGGTACTGCCCGTCCTAATATTTGTTTTGCTGGACATGTTGATGTTGTGCCAGCAGGTGATAGAGCATTATGGCTTAATGATCCTTTTATAGCAAGTAAAGTGGGTGAGAAGATTTATGGTAGGGGAACTGTCGATATGAAGGGAGCGATAGCATGTTTTTTGGCTGCTAGCTTGCAGTTCATTGAATGTGTTAAAGTTCCTAATGGTTCAATTAGTTTTCTAATTACTAGTGATGAGGAAGGAAGTGGCAAATATGGCACTGTAGAAATGCTAAAATATTTGCATCGAGATCTAGTCAATTCAGGAGAATTTGGGGCTAAGAGCGATGGAGCGACGCCTATAAGTAATAGGCGAGCGACAAGTGATAACGTCCCCAACTTCTCATCAATTGACTATGATAATAATTTGATCGATCTTGCTATTGTAGGCGAACCAACAAATGAACAGCAAGTAGGGGATACCGTAAAAATTGGTCGACGTGGAAGTATTAACTTTAACTTAGCTCTATATGGTACAGCTGGGCATGTAGCATATCCATTACAAGCCAATAATCCGATTCATCCTTTAGTTCAAATACTTAATGAATTGATTAATTATCGATTAGATGAAGGGAGTAAATTTTTTCAACAGTCAAATTTAGAAATTACTTCTATTGATGTAGGCAATGATATAACTAATGTAATAGCAGGGAAAGTTACAGCAAAGTTTAATATTCGTTTTAATGACGCTCATTCGTCATCTAGCATAACAGATTTGATAGAGCAGATAGTTACCAAATATTGTGCTAAATACCAATTTAAATATGAATTAAGTAGTGTATCTTCAGCTAATTGTTTTATTCAAGAACCAACAGGGTTAATTGCTGATTTTGTTCAAGTAGTATCTGATACAACTCAAATATCTACAAAATTATCTACTAGTGGTGGTACTTCTGATGCGAGGTTTATCAAAAATTATTGTCCTGTTGTAGAATTTGGTTTATTATCTGATACAGCACATAAAATTAATGAATATACAAAAGTTAGAGATTTACAAAGCTTATATCATGTGTATTATAATGCTCTGACAAAATTTCTAGCTAAGACTAGTTGA
- a CDS encoding universal stress protein translates to MFKNIIIPLDLSDKQSVKAILPKALSFATIFNAKLHFLYIISDFGMKMVEDYLPKNWAKDQKEKYRVQVTELIRQYVPEEIEVELHIGRGAVYDEIIQYANEVKADLIIISAVRPQLRDYMLGPNASKIVRHSGVSVLVVRE, encoded by the coding sequence GTGTTTAAAAATATAATAATACCATTAGATTTGTCGGATAAACAATCGGTTAAGGCAATATTACCAAAGGCTTTAAGTTTTGCTACTATCTTTAATGCCAAATTACATTTTCTTTATATCATTTCGGATTTTGGTATGAAAATGGTCGAGGATTATTTGCCTAAAAACTGGGCAAAAGACCAAAAAGAAAAATATCGGGTACAGGTAACAGAGCTAATTAGGCAATATGTGCCTGAGGAGATCGAAGTTGAATTACATATTGGTCGAGGGGCGGTCTATGATGAAATAATACAATATGCTAATGAAGTGAAAGCTGATTTAATTATTATTTCAGCAGTACGACCACAGCTTAGAGATTATATGCTAGGTCCTAATGCGTCGAAAATTGTGCGGCATTCTGGGGTGTCTGTTTTGGTTGTCCGAGAATAG